One Aegilops tauschii subsp. strangulata cultivar AL8/78 chromosome 7, Aet v6.0, whole genome shotgun sequence genomic window carries:
- the LOC109768363 gene encoding uncharacterized protein produces the protein MDSIPIPDVLLEEIFLRLPAPDTLVRASATCTTFCRVIKGRAFRRRFHALHRPPLLGFMDAAGFHPAEAPHPSAPLAGALTPCAADFSFVPAVVSSSSYYKKDDGKGPRWRPRDVRGGRVLLDWISLHPRFIKSWSYHYGSDISILVDISDVLGRGPHHTWTKRDMCNAADFHLAVCDPLSRGFMLLPTIPEDLAALPQDRLGAFEPVLAPATGDEPFKVICVARYETKLVIFVFPSTTMQWCMVESPVVPSWHVMSCFDCVGSCFYWTDRYDWTDHLMVLDTRTLRFSTVNFLTGYHMELRDADLSIGHDWRPNAVVVGSEGAIEMFSLVPQHGSFALHHTSLQPGQDSTHEWKLEKIVQLPRQGHGYSISTVGAAEGFLFFQDIPAGHELENFDCYSMEVKTYEIIKVCTKDFFDSARAHPYFSFPPVLSEPTV, from the coding sequence ATGGACTCCATCCCCATCCCGGACGTCCTCTTGGAGGAGATCTTTCTCCGCCTGCCCGCCCCGGACACGCTCGTCCGCGCCTCTGCCACCTGCACCACCTTCTGCCGCGTCATCAAAGGTCGCGCCTTCCGCCGCCGCTTCCACGCGCTACACCGGCCTCCCCTCCTTGGCTTCATGGACGCCGCCGGATTCCACCCTGCCGAGGCACCGCACCCCTCCGCcccgctcgccggcgccctcaCCCCCTGCGCTGCCGATTTCTCCTTCGTCCCGGCCGTTGTTTCTTCATCCTCTTACTACAAGAAAGATGACGGGAAAGGCCCCCGCTGGCGCCCCCGCGACGTCCGTGGCGGCCGCGTCCTCCTAGACTGGATCTCCCTCCACCCCCGCTTCATCAAGAGCTGGAGCTATCACTACGGCTCCGACATAAGCATCCTCGTGGACATCAGCGACGTCCTTGGGAGGGGACCCCACCACACGTGGACCAAACGGGACATGTGCAACGCCGCTGACTTCCACCTCGCTGTCTGCGATCCGCTGTCCCGCGGATTCATGCTGCTTCCAACAATACCCGAGGACCTCGCCGCCCTGCCGCAAGACCGCCTTGGGGCATTCGAGCCCGTGCTCGCTCCGGCAACCGGCGACGAGCCCTTCAAGGTGATATGTGTGGCAAGATACGAGACAAAGCTCGTCATCTTTGTGTTCCCGTCCACAACTATGCAATGGTGTATGGTTGAGTCCCCTGTCGTCCCTTCTTGGCACGTCATGTCCTGTTTTGACTGCGTGGGCAGCTGCTTCTACTGGACAGACCGTTATGACTGGACTGACCATTTGATGGTGCTGGACACACGTACTTTGAGGTTTTCAACTGTCAATTTTCTCACTGGCTACCATATGGAGCTCAGAGATGCTGACCTGAGCATTGGTCATGATTGGCGTCCGAATGCAGTTGTTGTGGGTAGTGAAGGAGCCATTGAGATGTTTTCTCTTGTCCCTCAGCACGGGTCCTTTGCTCTCCATCATACCTCTCTGCAGCCTGGGCAGGATAGTACTCATGAATGGAAGCTGGAGAAGATCGTACAGCTACCTAGGCAGGGTCATGGCTATTCCATTTCCACAGTGGGTGCGGCCGAGGGATTCTTGTTCTTCCAAGACATTCCTGCTGGCCATGAGCTTGAGAATTTTGATTGTTATTCAATGGAGGTCAAAACATATGAGATTATCAAGGTCTGTACAAAGGATTTCTTTGACAGTGCACGAGCTCATCCCTACTTTAGCTTCCCACCGGTGTTATCGGAACCAACTGTTTGA